In the genome of Halictus rubicundus isolate RS-2024b chromosome 9, iyHalRubi1_principal, whole genome shotgun sequence, one region contains:
- the LOC143356912 gene encoding uncharacterized protein LOC143356912, giving the protein MSRLFLVLLFVCAVSATRCIIKDDKDDPEVHVIHLGDRSGDSDESEVVTLNLPDSRRKREADKSCEKNSDCPTGKVCVPFLGCVKGHFLSRKPPSPSTVRSTLFSI; this is encoded by the exons ATGAGCCGGCTGTTTCTCGTTCTGCTGTTCGTGTGCGCCGTTTCGGCCACCAGGTGCATCATTAAGGACGACAAG GACGACCCAGAGGTCCACGTAATCCACTTAGGGGATCGCAGTGGAGATTCA GACGAGTCCGAGGTCGTAACCTTGAACCTCCCAGACAGCAGACGCAAACGGGAAGCGGATAAATCCTGCGAGAAGAACAGCGATTGCCCTACGGGAAAGGTTTGCGTTCCGTTTCTAGGATGCG TTAAAGGCCATTTCCTTTCACGGAAACCACCCTCACCGTCAACCGTTCGCTCTACACTGTTCTCCATCTAG